A single genomic interval of Antechinus flavipes isolate AdamAnt ecotype Samford, QLD, Australia chromosome 1, AdamAnt_v2, whole genome shotgun sequence harbors:
- the GCNT1 gene encoding beta-1,3-galactosyl-O-glycosyl-glycoprotein beta-1,6-N-acetylglucosaminyltransferase: MVRRLLRRKLGPCQTKPFFLLLVFTLIICFSILTIHEKSDSLNHRHLELTRENPYSSINCTKILLNDKEEIQNAKLTMLTVKFRNLPQWTNDDYINRTKDCAAFIKTRKYIMEPLSKEEAEFPIAYSIVVYHKIEMLDRLLRTIYTPQNYYCIHVDKKSPESFLAAVKGIASCFNNVFIASQLESVVYASWSRVQADINCMRDLYRQSSEWKYLINLCGMDFPIKTNLEIIRKLKSLVNGNSLETEKMPSHKEVRWKKHYEVIEGKLKNTGKDKSLPPIETPIFSGSAYFVVSRKYVEYVLTNGKILKFIEWAKDTYSPDEYLWATIQRIPEVPGAFPSSNKYDISDMHAVARFVKWQYLEGDIFKGAPYPPCNGIHVRSVCIFGVGDLNWILQQHHFFANKFDTDVDSFAVQCLEEHLRHKALYQMEN; encoded by the coding sequence ATGGTGAGAAGGCTGCTGAGAAGGAAACTTGGTCCTTGTCAGACCAAACCATTCTTCCTTTTACTTGTTTTTACCCTAATCATATGCTTTTCCATCTTAACGattcatgaaaagtcagactCGTTAAATCACAGACATTTAGAGTTGACTAGAGAAAATCCATATAGTAGCATTAATTGTACCAAAATTTTACTGAATgacaaagaagaaatacaaaatgcgAAGCTTACAATGCTAACAGTGAAATTTAGAAATCTCCCTCAGTGGACAAATGATGATTACATCAATAGGACCAAAGATTGTGCTGCTTTCATTAAGACCCGCAAATATATCATGGAACCCCTTAGCAAAGAAGAGGCAGAATTTCCCATTGCATATTCAATAGTGGTTTATCACAAAATTGAAATGCTTGATAGGCTCCTAAGAACTATCTACACACCTCAGAATTATTATTGCATTCATGTTGACAAAAAATCTCCCGAATCCTTTTTGGCAGCAGTGAAGGGCATTGCATCTTGTTTCAATAATGTCTTCATTGCCAGTCAACTGGAGAGTGTTGTGTATGCATCATGGAGTAGGGTCCAAGCGGATATCAACTGCATGAGAGATCTCTACAGACAGAGTTCAGAatggaaatatttgataaatctttGCGGCATGGATTTCCCAATTAAAACCAATCTGGAAATAATAAGGAAGCTGAAGTCTTTAGTGAATGGAAACAGCTTAGAAACTGAAAAAATGCCTTCCCATAAAGAAGTAAGGTGGAAGAAGCATTATGAAGTTATTGAGGGCAAGCTAAAAAACACAGGAAAAGATAAGTCGCTTCCTCCCATTGAAACACCAATTTTTTCAGGCAGTGCCTACTTTGTTGTTAGTAGGAAATATGTAGAGTATGTCCTAACCAATGGGAAGATCctgaaatttattgaatgggCTAAAGATACATATAGCCCAGATGAATATTTGTGGGCTACAATTCAAAGAATTCCTGAAGTTCCAGGTGCGTTCCCTTCCAGTAATAAGTATGATATTTCCGACATGCATGCAGTTGCTAGGTTTGTGAAATGGCAATATTTGGAAGGAGACATTTTCAAGGGAGCTCCATATCCACCATGTAATGGAATTCATGTCCGTTCTGTATGTATATTTGGAGTAGGAGATTTAAACTGGATACTACAACAGCACCATTTCTTCGCCAACAAATTTGATACTGATGTTGACTCTTTTGCAGTCCAGTGTTTAGAGGAGCATCTAAGACACAAAGCTCTATATCAGATGGAAAACTGA